Proteins from a genomic interval of Papaver somniferum cultivar HN1 chromosome 4, ASM357369v1, whole genome shotgun sequence:
- the LOC113272506 gene encoding uncharacterized protein LOC113272506: protein MTRKQQSGTRTAAPRNSAPTVSNDENQYVKSLKNLKLKRTSEIERITKTKMELDKTAQLYHEQLKTIVEPYFRLMEENIVLKGENGILRSDIKSLKEEKVGMERDSDILCKKNDELGCKIKVLLVEMSAVENELKLLNTESEELANELDSLKVEKLILGEEKLKLISDIESLNENKAELVRDADSLRKENDKLECEVQILCKEKSEVELVNVSVNVENAILERVKLGLKSDIESLNKEKDEMEKDADLLCEENDKLGCKKEILRREKSEVENDLELLNKKREELVNDLDSLKVEKDDLSRKELKLRSDVESLTKKKNEMKSEIESLSSEKTNLGNKTELLNKMNAKLLSDSEFLNKEKSAVQGNVCLLNKKKIILENEIESLNNVKTKLGNETELLHEEKTKLQSDFEFLNREKFSVQGDICSLNEKKTAVQGDIRSLDEMKTTLDSEIESLINEKTNLGNDTELLNSVKAKLITETEFFAKEKIDLRSDFEFLSQDKTQLGMNVVLIKKRKSEVETEFECLQDEKSKLHGDIEILNKEKAQLGTDFELTNKEKDKLQNDIELLSEEKDQLQSDIEFLNEEKAEFVRSVTSEVNESFYEREKTLDENEKMCIELKEMNQTLVAKERVYTKELQEARQELIKVHFDMFCWISGSPFSSGAMAADGFPDRSHFGGVWGCVSGGESYQDHMELVRSSSVHGWSSDLLNRTSLPESQGVISAKFKCGCAIHWHVEPVSPADDTRQVMQRVESEKVTRNSIGVKRIRGGEVLWNFKEKKRATLKEVISFQLNRT, encoded by the exons ATGACGAGGAAGCAGCAATCTGGAACTAGAACG GCTGCACCACGTAATTCTGCACCAACTGTATCAAATGACGAGAATCAGTATGTTAAATCCTTAAAgaacttgaagttgaaaaggaCAAGTGAAATTGAAAGAATTACGAAGACAAAGATGGAGTTGGATAAGACTGCTCAGCTATACCATGAACAATTGAAAACTATAGTGGAGCCTTATTTCCGTCTCATGGAAGAGAATATTGTACTTAAGGGAGAGAATGGAATACTCAGAAGTGATATTAAATCGCTCAAGGAGGAGAAGGTTGGAATGGAAAGGGATTCTGACATCCTCtgtaagaagaatgatgaactgggaTGTAAAATTAAAGTACTTCTCGTAGAAATGTCTGCAGTGGAAAATGAACTAAAATTACTCAATACAGAAAGTGAGGAATTGGCGAATGAACTTGATTCTCTAAAGGTAGAGAAGCTTATACTTGGCGAAGAGAAGTTGAAACTCATAAGTGATATTGAATCACTCAATGAGAACAAGGCTGAATTGGTAAGGGATGCTGACTCGCTCCGTAAGGAGAATGATAAGCTGGAATGTGAAGTTCAAATACTTTGCAAAGAAAAGTCAGAAGTGGAATTGGTGAATGTTTCGGTGAACGTAGAGAATGCTATACTTGAAAGAGTGAAATTGGGACTCAAAAGTGATATTGAATCACTCAATAAGGAGAAGGATGAAATGGAAAAGGATGCTGACCTGCTCTGCGAGGAAAATGATAAACTGGGATGTAAAAAGGAAATACTTCGCAGAGAAAAGTCGGAagtggaaaatgatctagaattACTCAACAAAAAGAGGGAGGAATTGGTGAATGATCTTGATTCGCTAAAGGTAGAGAAGGATGATCTTAGCAGAAAGGAGTTGAAACTCAGAAGTGATGTTGAATCACtcacaaagaagaagaatgaaatgaAAAGTGAAATTGAATCGCTTAGCAGTGAGAAGACCAACTTGGGAAATAAGACTGAGTTGCTCAACAAAATGAATGCGAAATTGCTTAGTGATTCTGAATTTCTCAACAAAGAAAAGTCTGCAGTACAAGGTAATGTTTGTTTGCTCAACAAAAAGAAGATTATTCTGGAAAATGAAATTGAATCACTTAACAATGTGAAGACTAAATTGGGAAATGAGACTGAGTTGCTCCACGAGGAGAAGACGAAATTGCAAAGTGATTTTGAATTTCTCAACAGAGAAAAGTTTTCCGTACAAGGTGATATTTGTTCGCTCAATGAAAAGAAAACTGCAGTTCAAGGTGATATTCGTTCCCTCGATGAAATGAAGACTACTCTGGATAGTGAAATTGAATCGCTTATCAATGAGAAGACTAACTTGGGAAATGATACGGAGTTGCTTAACAGTGTGAAGGCTAAATTGATAACTGAAACTGAGTTTTTCGCCAAGGAGAAGATAGATCTGCGAAGTGATTTTGAATTTCTCAGTCAAGATAAAACTCAACTAGGAATGAATGTCGTGCTGATCAAGAAAAGAAAGTCTGAAGTGGAAACTGAATTTGAATGCCTCCAAGATGAGAAGAGTAAGCTGCATGGTGATATCGAAATTTTGAACAAAGAGAAGGCTCAACTAGGAACCGATTTTGAACTCACCAACAAAGAGAAGGATAAGTTGCAAAATGATATTGAACTTCTCAGTGAGGAGAAGGATCAATTGCAGTCtgatattgaatttctcaatgaaGAGAAGGCTGAATTTGTTCGATCCGTCACTTCTGAGGTTAATGAATCTTTTTATGAACGTGAGAAAACATTGGATGAGAATGAAAAAATGTGCATAGAGCTTAAAGAGATGAACCAAACATTGGTTGCCAAGGAACGGGTTTATACTAAGGAGCTTCAGGAAGCTCGCCAAGAACTTATCAAG GTACATTTTGATATGTTCTGTTGGATATCTGGTTCTCCATTTTCGTCTGGAGCCATGGCTGCTGATGGTTTTCCTGATAGAAGTCATTTTGGTGGTGTTTGGGGTTGTGTTAGTGGGGGAGAATCGTATCAGGACCATATGGAGCTGGTGCGTTCATCTAGTGTACATGGATGGTCCTCAGATCTTCTGAACAGGACATCATTACCTGAATCGCAAG GAGTTATCTCTGCCAAATTCAAGTGTGGTTGCGCAATTCACTGGCACGTAGAACCTGTTTCTCCAGCTGATGACACACGTCAG GTAATGCAGCGAGTGGAGTCAGAAAAGGTAACCAGAAATTCGATCGGAGTAAAGAGAATAAGAGGAGGTGAAGTGCTTTGGAATTTTAAGGAGAAGAAGAGAGCTACGCTGAAAGAAGTGATCAGTTTTCAATTGAACCGTACATGA